ACCCGCCTATCAGGGCGCGATCTCGCCGCCGGCCGCGGCCAGCGCTTCCTGGGTGTCGAAGTCGAGATGCACGCTGTCGGTGCCCGCTTCGACCTCGGCGACGGCTTCCGGATTGGCGACCAGAACGGCCCGACCGCCCTGGTCGCCGGTAACCCTGCCGAGCTCGGCAAAGAAGCGCCGGCCCCACAGCACCGGGTTGCCGCGGCGGCCATTGGCTGTCGGCACCACGACATGGAGGCCCTCGGCCGGCGCGAAACCGTCGACCAGCCGGCCGACCAGTTCGGGCGAGATGCGCGGCATGTCGCCGAGCATCACCACCACCGCGTCGATGTCGGGCCCAAGCGCTGCAAGCCCGGTCTTGAGCGAGGTCGACAAGCCCTCGGCGAAATCGGGATTGTGCACGAAACGCACGCCGAGATCGTCGAGCGAAGCTTCCACGGCATCCGCTTGGTGGCCGGTGACCACCACGATCTCGGCGAGCCCGGCGCCGAGCGCCGCCTTGGCGGCATGGCGGACCAGCGGCGTGCCCTCGAGCGTTGCCAGGAGCTTGTTCGGCCCGCCCATGCGGGTCGATCGGCCCGCCGCCAGCACCAGGGCGGCGATGCGTGGCGCCGCCGGCAGCTCCGGTTCGCCCTCGCGCGGCTGCGGACGCGACACGATTTCCATCAGAAGCCCTCCGACCCCCATGCCGGTAATATCCGCTTTCGTCACCGGCAGGCCGGCGAGCAGCCGGGTCAGCACCCAGTCGAAGCCGTTCTCCTTCGGCGAGCGGGCGCAGCCCGGCGCGCCCAGCACCGGCACGGCGCCGAGCCGGCCGACCATCAGGAGATTGCCCGGATCGACCGGCATGCCCAGATGCTCGATCTCGCCGCCCGCCTGTTCGAGCGCCGCCGGAATCACGTCGCGACGGTCGGCGATGGCCGAAGCGCCAAACACCAGGACGAGGTCGATGTCCTCGGTCGCACCGGCCTGCAAGGCAGCCCTCAGCGCCGCCGCCTCATGGGCGATCCGCCGCTCCGAAACGATGGTCGCGCCCGCCGGCTTCAGGCGGTCTTCGGTCACCCTGAGCGTCTTCTCGATCACCTTGTCGGCAAGACCCGGGAGCAGCGTCGAGATGACCGCGACACGGCTGCGGACGAACGGCGCGACGCGCACCAGCGATCGCGCCGCGGCCGCGCGCGTCACCGCGGCGGCCGGCGCCGCATAAGGAATGATCTTGACGGTGGCGATCATCTCGCCCGGCTCGACGGCGGCAAATGCGCCGAGCGTCGCGAAGGTGATGGCGTCATCGAGGCGGTTGACCTGATCGACACCGGACCGATCGACCAGCAGGACGCCGGCATGTTCGGCGAACAGATTGGCGCGGCCGGTGAAGGCCGGATCGACCCTGACCCCGCGTCCGCCGACCGCGGCAGCGATCCGCGCCGCCGCCTCGTCCTCGGCGACATCGTCAGGTTCGGCCAGTGCCACGGTGACGCTGGCGGCGCCAGCCGCATGCAGGGCGGCGATTTCGGCCGCGCCGATCCGCGTGCCCTTCTTCAGGACAAGCCCGTTCGACCTGACCGCGTGAGCGACCACGCCGCCGAGCGCCTCGTCGACCGGCACGGGACCGAACTTCATGACGTCGCCCCTGTCGCATCCATCTCAGGCAATGCCCTGGCGCCAGGCCTGGGTCACCTCGGCCATGATCGAGACCGCGATCTCGGCCGGCGTGATGGCGCCGATCGCCAGCCCCACCGGCGCCTTGATGCGCGCCATGGCCTCGGCCGAGACACCTTGCGCGCCAAGCCGTTCGACTCGCTTGGCATGGGTCTTCCGCGAGCCCAGCGCGCCGATATAGAAGCAGTCGCGTTCGAAAGCATGGATCAGCGCGGGATCGTCGATCTTCGGGTCATGGGTCAGCGCGATGAAGGCGGTATAGCGGTCGACATTGAGCGGCGGCAGCGCGACATCGGGCCATTCGGCATGGACGGTCACGTCGGGAAACCGCTCCTTGGTGGCAAAGGCGGTGCGCGGGTCGACGATGACGGGATCGTAGCCGAGCAAACGCGCCAGCGGCACCAGGGCCTGGCTGATATGAACCGCCCCGATCACCACCATCTGGGCCGGCGGCACCTGCACGGTCAGGAAGGTTCTGGTCTCGCCGACCACGCCGCTGCGGCCCGACCGCAGCGCGGCGCGGATCGGTTCTTCCAGCCTGTCGCCGGCCAGCACATCCTCGGTGACGATCCGCGCCGGGCCGCCGTCGAGATCGGTCACCAGCACGGCGGCCTTGCGGGCCCGGCGCGCGGCATTCAAGGCCGACAGGAGTTTCAGGTCCATCAGCCGACCTTCTCGACATAGACGGCGATGCGTCCGCCGCAGGATAGTCCGGAGCGCCAGGCCGTCTCGTCGGCGACGCCGAATTCGAGTAGGCGCGGCTTGCCCGAACCGATCACGTCGAGCGCCTCGGTCACCACCTCGCCTTCGACGCAGCCGCCCGAAACCGAGCCGAGAAAGGTGCCGTCCTCATCGATCACCAGATGCGAGCCGACCGGCCGCGGCGCCGACCCCCAGGTCTCCACGACGGTCGCGACCGCAACCCCCTTGCCGGCTTTCGCCCAGGTTTCGGCCTGGGCCAGAATGTCGTCGTCGGATGTGAGCATGACGGCCTCCCTATCCAGTTCACGTCGTCGTGGTGCGTCGTCTTCACGCCTCGTCTTGGCCGGGCTTGTCCCGGCCATCCGCGCGTCAGGTCAGTCGACCATAGAGATCGGTCCAATCCGGGTTTTCCGCAAGGATCAGTCGGACCTTCGCGATGCTCCCATGCGCGACGCGACAGGCCGCTCGTCGCGCCGATATGGAGCGCGCCATTTCCCCGCACACGTCTCCCTGCAGATTATTCTCGTCTTGGCCGGGCTTGTCCCGGCCATCCACGAATTCAGCCGAGTTGGTCATAGAGATCGACCCAATCCGGGTTTCCGCGAGGATCAGCCGGACCTTCCAGGCGCGCGGCCAGTGCTTGATGTTTCTCTCGCGCTGAATGGCATCCCTGATATCCTCGAACCGCTCGAAAAAGACCAGCATCTTCAAGCCATAGCGACGCGTGAACCCAGGCATTGCGCCCTCGCGATGCTCCCATGCGCGACGCGAAAGATCGCTCTTCACGCCGGTATAGAGCGTGCCGTTGGGCCGGTTCGTCATGATGTAGACCCAGCCACCATAGGCCCTTGGCACGGGAGGCGCGCCTTCTCGCAATGGTTGAGTAAAACCAAAGCGAGATAAGAACCGGTTGTTTCGATGCAGACAAGTCGTGGGTGGCCGGGACAAGCCCGGCCAGGACGATGTGTTGAGCTCACGCTATCTTGCGTCACCGCGCAGGCCCTGCGACCGGTCAATGCCGCGCGCGTCCCCAGGGAGCCACCCTCGTCTTGGCCGGGCTTGTCCCGGCCATCCACGAATTCAGCCAGGTTGGCCATCCGCGCCTTCAGCCGAGCTGGTCATCGAGATCAACCCGATCCGGGCCTTCCGCGAGGATCCGCCGGCACAAGTCGTGGATATCAGGGACAAGCCCGGGCAAGACGATGCGTTGAGCTCACGCCATCTTGGGTCCCCGCGCGGGCCCTTCGACCGGTCGTTCCCCGGCACATTTCCAGGGCAACGGCTCTCGTCTTGGCCGGGCTTGTCCCGGCCATCCACGAATTCAGCCGAGTTGGTCATGTCCCGTAGCGTGGTGTAGCTGGCGCAAGGCCCCACGATCGCCGGCATAGGCCGGGCTGGTCAGGCTGCCACGGCTGGCAGGCCGACACTAGGATCATCGCTCAGGCCGGCCATGGTTTCCAGGGTCATGTAGCGGGCCCGCTGGACGGCCCATTCATCGTTCTGTTCGAGCAGGATCGCGCCGACGAGCCGGGCGATGGCGGCCTCGTTGGGGAAGATGCCGACCACCTCGGTCCTGCGCTTGATCTCGCCGTTGACGCGCTCCAGCGGATTGGTGCTGTGGAGCTTCGCCCGATGTTGCGTCGGGAAGGTCATATAGGCCAGCACGTCGGTCTCGGCGGTATCCATCAGAGCCGCCAGTTTCGGCACCGTTGGCCTGAGCTGGTCGGCGACCCGGCGCCATTGCTGGCTGGCGGCGGCGGCATCGTTCT
This portion of the Phreatobacter stygius genome encodes:
- a CDS encoding XdhC family protein, with amino-acid sequence MDLKLLSALNAARRARKAAVLVTDLDGGPARIVTEDVLAGDRLEEPIRAALRSGRSGVVGETRTFLTVQVPPAQMVVIGAVHISQALVPLARLLGYDPVIVDPRTAFATKERFPDVTVHAEWPDVALPPLNVDRYTAFIALTHDPKIDDPALIHAFERDCFYIGALGSRKTHAKRVERLGAQGVSAEAMARIKAPVGLAIGAITPAEIAVSIMAEVTQAWRQGIA
- a CDS encoding XdhC family protein — encoded protein: MLTSDDDILAQAETWAKAGKGVAVATVVETWGSAPRPVGSHLVIDEDGTFLGSVSGGCVEGEVVTEALDVIGSGKPRLLEFGVADETAWRSGLSCGGRIAVYVEKVG
- a CDS encoding NTP transferase domain-containing protein; the encoded protein is MKFGPVPVDEALGGVVAHAVRSNGLVLKKGTRIGAAEIAALHAAGAASVTVALAEPDDVAEDEAAARIAAAVGGRGVRVDPAFTGRANLFAEHAGVLLVDRSGVDQVNRLDDAITFATLGAFAAVEPGEMIATVKIIPYAAPAAAVTRAAAARSLVRVAPFVRSRVAVISTLLPGLADKVIEKTLRVTEDRLKPAGATIVSERRIAHEAAALRAALQAGATEDIDLVLVFGASAIADRRDVIPAALEQAGGEIEHLGMPVDPGNLLMVGRLGAVPVLGAPGCARSPKENGFDWVLTRLLAGLPVTKADITGMGVGGLLMEIVSRPQPREGEPELPAAPRIAALVLAAGRSTRMGGPNKLLATLEGTPLVRHAAKAALGAGLAEIVVVTGHQADAVEASLDDLGVRFVHNPDFAEGLSTSLKTGLAALGPDIDAVVVMLGDMPRISPELVGRLVDGFAPAEGLHVVVPTANGRRGNPVLWGRRFFAELGRVTGDQGGRAVLVANPEAVAEVEAGTDSVHLDFDTQEALAAAGGEIAP